One Bombus pyrosoma isolate SC7728 linkage group LG7, ASM1482585v1, whole genome shotgun sequence genomic window carries:
- the LOC122569239 gene encoding transcriptional repressor p66-beta isoform X3, whose protein sequence is MSLVAEFERMEAMDLDGDAVVDLSVSSSSRRNSPSITVNSGDVGVPLDLGVHFSSSPNVDNNMPEARNIQNAARGILAPKSGDDRKTRRNLRPRIEISYAETPDERRINGYVNGNADSDEGDMPPLPPIKELSSDELAERERTLRKLREELRSEEMKLVLLKKLRQSQQLKENIAAVPKVPSKLPPPVTVQPAPHSNVPVSSHRTGKAPPPLLRGQPAPSRSSSLHAPPPGMLLPPTVGRSSTSSTGMPPNMVIPQPPHPRGRPPSATPNVSNYHAPADRTERSTKDPTPTPAHQLLVGPQENKTTASLSTPVISEQERPRDDNQTPAQRQAAAKLALRKQLEKTLLQIPPPKPPPPEMHFVPNPSNTEFIYLVGLEHVVDFITKEPAIPPPPEPFECTQCKTDFTPVWKWEKPVTGGKKEGPRGQHATFQRPPAGRDPRVICEHCVTTNVKKALKAEHTNRLKTAFVKALQQEQEIEQRLAQAACPSPDPPAPKLVPKAATPTRRVATPPAPPPQVSPAPTLAPTPPAPKLQEHPLVKLAESGKFTSPHVAAAALQQQLLRELTKNPVPGLPPHQPLPAHMMPPFTSILYPYQIAMAQAGGKGLAELQRQAADLQRQYLLDMIPSQASQAQGNQAPPRAHPHNWKT, encoded by the exons AGTTGCTGAATTTGAAAGAATGGAAGCCATGGATTTGGACGGGGATGCGGTTGTTGACTTGAGTGTTAG CAGCAGTAGCAGGAGAAATTCTCCATCGATAACTGTTAACTCTGGTGACGTAGGAGTTCCATTAGATTTAGGTGTTCACTTTTCTTCGAGTCCTAATGTGGACAACAACATGCCAGAAGCACGTAATATTCAGAATGCAGCAAGAGGCATTTTAGCTCCCAAGTCTGGAGATGATAGGAAAACTCGTCGTAATCTTAGACCTAGAATTGAAATAAGTTATGCAGAAACTCCCGATGAACGTAGAATAAATGGTTATGTGAATGGAAATGCAGACAGCGATGAAg GTGATATGCCTCCTTTGCCTCcaataaaagaattatcatCGGATGAGTTGGCTGAACGTGAGAGAACGCTTAGAAAGTTAAGAGAGGAACTTAGATCTGAGGAAATGAAATTGGTATTACTGAAGAAATTAAGGCAATCTCAGCaactgaaagaaaatattgcagCTGTCCCTAAAGTACCAAGTAAATTACCCCCACCAGTTACAGTACAACCAGCTCCTCATAG TAACGTACCTGTTTCCAGTCATAGGACAGGCAAGGCACCACCACCTTTGCTTAGAGGACAACCTGCACCCAGTAGAAGCAGTAGTTTACATGCACCACCACCTGGAATGTTATTACCTCCCACAGTTGGACGAAGTTCTACTTCTAGTACTGGAATGCCACCTAACATGGTCATACCACAACCACCTCATCCTAGAGGCAGGCCACCTAGTGCGACACCAAATGTGTCAAATTATCATGCACCTGCAGACAGGACTGAGAGGTCCACAAAAGATCCAACACCCACTCCAGCACATCAA CTGCTTGTTGGACctcaagaaaataaaaccaCCGCATCCTTAAGCACACCTGTGATTTCAGAGCAG GAAAGACCAAGGGATGATAATCAAACACCTGCACAACGTCAGGCAGCTGCTAAATTGGCTTTAAGAAAACAACTCGAAAAGACCTTGTTACAAATACCGCCTCCGAAACCTCCGCCACCGGAGATGCACTTCGTGCCAAATCCATCTAATACGGAATTTATATACTTGGTGGGTCTGGAGCATGTAGTTGATTTTATCACTAAAGAACCAGCTATTCCACCACCTCCAGAACCGTTTGAGTGTACTCAATGTAAAACGGATTTCACACCAGTATGGAAATGGGAAAAGCCTGTGACTGGTGGTAAAAAGGAAGGTCCAAGAGGGCAACATGCAACTTTCCAAAGACCTCCAGCAGGTCGTGATCCTCGAGTTATATGCGAACATTGTGTAACGACCAATGTTAAAAAGGCTCTTAAAGCAGAACATACTAATCG GTTAAAAACAGCATTTGTAAAAGCACTGCAGCAGGAACAAGAAATAGAGCAAAGGTTGGCGCAAGCAGCGTGCCCTAGCCCAGACCCACCAGCTCCTAAACTAGTTCCTAAAGCAGCTACTCCTACGAGAAGAGTAGCAACACCACCAGCCCCTCCACCACAAGTTTCACCGGCACCGACACTAGCACCAACTCCACCAGCACCCAAGTTACAAGAGCATCCTCTTGTTAAATTGGCAGAAAGCGGAAAATTCACCTCACCTCACGTTGCTGCGGCTGCCTTACAACAACAGTTGCTCAGAG AGCTGACAAAAAATCCAGTACCAGGCCTGCCACCTCATCAACCTCTTCCTGCTCACATGATGCCACCATTTACCTCGATATTATATCCCTACCAAATAGCGATGGCGCAAGCTGGCGGAAAAGGTCTCGCAGAATTACAACGACAAGCGGCAGACTTGCAACGCCAATATTTGCTTGATATGATTCCATCACAAGCATCTCAAGCACAGGGCAACCAGGCACCACCTCGAGCCCATCCACATAATTGGAAAACGTAA
- the LOC122569239 gene encoding transcriptional repressor p66-beta isoform X1, translating to MSLVAEFERMEAMDLDGDAVVDLSVSSSSRRNSPSITVNSGDVGVPLDLGVHFSSSPNVDNNMPEARNIQNAARGILAPKSGDDRKTRRNLRPRIEISYAETPDERRINGYVNGNADSDEGDMPPLPPIKELSSDELAERERTLRKLREELRSEEMKLVLLKKLRQSQQLKENIAAVPKVPSKLPPPVTVQPAPHSNVPVSSHRTGKAPPPLLRGQPAPSRSSSLHAPPPGMLLPPTVGRSSTSSTGMPPNMVIPQPPHPRGRPPSATPNVSNYHAPADRTERSTKDPTPTPAHQVSKLLVGPQENKTTASLSTPVISEQERPRDDNQTPAQRQAAAKLALRKQLEKTLLQIPPPKPPPPEMHFVPNPSNTEFIYLVGLEHVVDFITKEPAIPPPPEPFECTQCKTDFTPVWKWEKPVTGGKKEGPRGQHATFQRPPAGRDPRVICEHCVTTNVKKALKAEHTNRLKTAFVKALQQEQEIEQRLAQAACPSPDPPAPKLVPKAATPTRRVATPPAPPPQVSPAPTLAPTPPAPKLQEHPLVKLAESGKFTSPHVAAAALQQQLLRELTKNPVPGLPPHQPLPAHMMPPFTSILYPYQIAMAQAGGKGLAELQRQAADLQRQYLLDMIPSQASQAQGNQAPPRAHPHNWKT from the exons AGTTGCTGAATTTGAAAGAATGGAAGCCATGGATTTGGACGGGGATGCGGTTGTTGACTTGAGTGTTAG CAGCAGTAGCAGGAGAAATTCTCCATCGATAACTGTTAACTCTGGTGACGTAGGAGTTCCATTAGATTTAGGTGTTCACTTTTCTTCGAGTCCTAATGTGGACAACAACATGCCAGAAGCACGTAATATTCAGAATGCAGCAAGAGGCATTTTAGCTCCCAAGTCTGGAGATGATAGGAAAACTCGTCGTAATCTTAGACCTAGAATTGAAATAAGTTATGCAGAAACTCCCGATGAACGTAGAATAAATGGTTATGTGAATGGAAATGCAGACAGCGATGAAg GTGATATGCCTCCTTTGCCTCcaataaaagaattatcatCGGATGAGTTGGCTGAACGTGAGAGAACGCTTAGAAAGTTAAGAGAGGAACTTAGATCTGAGGAAATGAAATTGGTATTACTGAAGAAATTAAGGCAATCTCAGCaactgaaagaaaatattgcagCTGTCCCTAAAGTACCAAGTAAATTACCCCCACCAGTTACAGTACAACCAGCTCCTCATAG TAACGTACCTGTTTCCAGTCATAGGACAGGCAAGGCACCACCACCTTTGCTTAGAGGACAACCTGCACCCAGTAGAAGCAGTAGTTTACATGCACCACCACCTGGAATGTTATTACCTCCCACAGTTGGACGAAGTTCTACTTCTAGTACTGGAATGCCACCTAACATGGTCATACCACAACCACCTCATCCTAGAGGCAGGCCACCTAGTGCGACACCAAATGTGTCAAATTATCATGCACCTGCAGACAGGACTGAGAGGTCCACAAAAGATCCAACACCCACTCCAGCACATCAAGTAAGTAAG CTGCTTGTTGGACctcaagaaaataaaaccaCCGCATCCTTAAGCACACCTGTGATTTCAGAGCAG GAAAGACCAAGGGATGATAATCAAACACCTGCACAACGTCAGGCAGCTGCTAAATTGGCTTTAAGAAAACAACTCGAAAAGACCTTGTTACAAATACCGCCTCCGAAACCTCCGCCACCGGAGATGCACTTCGTGCCAAATCCATCTAATACGGAATTTATATACTTGGTGGGTCTGGAGCATGTAGTTGATTTTATCACTAAAGAACCAGCTATTCCACCACCTCCAGAACCGTTTGAGTGTACTCAATGTAAAACGGATTTCACACCAGTATGGAAATGGGAAAAGCCTGTGACTGGTGGTAAAAAGGAAGGTCCAAGAGGGCAACATGCAACTTTCCAAAGACCTCCAGCAGGTCGTGATCCTCGAGTTATATGCGAACATTGTGTAACGACCAATGTTAAAAAGGCTCTTAAAGCAGAACATACTAATCG GTTAAAAACAGCATTTGTAAAAGCACTGCAGCAGGAACAAGAAATAGAGCAAAGGTTGGCGCAAGCAGCGTGCCCTAGCCCAGACCCACCAGCTCCTAAACTAGTTCCTAAAGCAGCTACTCCTACGAGAAGAGTAGCAACACCACCAGCCCCTCCACCACAAGTTTCACCGGCACCGACACTAGCACCAACTCCACCAGCACCCAAGTTACAAGAGCATCCTCTTGTTAAATTGGCAGAAAGCGGAAAATTCACCTCACCTCACGTTGCTGCGGCTGCCTTACAACAACAGTTGCTCAGAG AGCTGACAAAAAATCCAGTACCAGGCCTGCCACCTCATCAACCTCTTCCTGCTCACATGATGCCACCATTTACCTCGATATTATATCCCTACCAAATAGCGATGGCGCAAGCTGGCGGAAAAGGTCTCGCAGAATTACAACGACAAGCGGCAGACTTGCAACGCCAATATTTGCTTGATATGATTCCATCACAAGCATCTCAAGCACAGGGCAACCAGGCACCACCTCGAGCCCATCCACATAATTGGAAAACGTAA
- the LOC122569239 gene encoding transcriptional repressor p66-beta isoform X2, with product MSLVAEFERMEAMDLDGDAVVDLSVSSSRRNSPSITVNSGDVGVPLDLGVHFSSSPNVDNNMPEARNIQNAARGILAPKSGDDRKTRRNLRPRIEISYAETPDERRINGYVNGNADSDEGDMPPLPPIKELSSDELAERERTLRKLREELRSEEMKLVLLKKLRQSQQLKENIAAVPKVPSKLPPPVTVQPAPHSNVPVSSHRTGKAPPPLLRGQPAPSRSSSLHAPPPGMLLPPTVGRSSTSSTGMPPNMVIPQPPHPRGRPPSATPNVSNYHAPADRTERSTKDPTPTPAHQVSKLLVGPQENKTTASLSTPVISEQERPRDDNQTPAQRQAAAKLALRKQLEKTLLQIPPPKPPPPEMHFVPNPSNTEFIYLVGLEHVVDFITKEPAIPPPPEPFECTQCKTDFTPVWKWEKPVTGGKKEGPRGQHATFQRPPAGRDPRVICEHCVTTNVKKALKAEHTNRLKTAFVKALQQEQEIEQRLAQAACPSPDPPAPKLVPKAATPTRRVATPPAPPPQVSPAPTLAPTPPAPKLQEHPLVKLAESGKFTSPHVAAAALQQQLLRELTKNPVPGLPPHQPLPAHMMPPFTSILYPYQIAMAQAGGKGLAELQRQAADLQRQYLLDMIPSQASQAQGNQAPPRAHPHNWKT from the exons AGTTGCTGAATTTGAAAGAATGGAAGCCATGGATTTGGACGGGGATGCGGTTGTTGACTTGAGTGTTAG CAGTAGCAGGAGAAATTCTCCATCGATAACTGTTAACTCTGGTGACGTAGGAGTTCCATTAGATTTAGGTGTTCACTTTTCTTCGAGTCCTAATGTGGACAACAACATGCCAGAAGCACGTAATATTCAGAATGCAGCAAGAGGCATTTTAGCTCCCAAGTCTGGAGATGATAGGAAAACTCGTCGTAATCTTAGACCTAGAATTGAAATAAGTTATGCAGAAACTCCCGATGAACGTAGAATAAATGGTTATGTGAATGGAAATGCAGACAGCGATGAAg GTGATATGCCTCCTTTGCCTCcaataaaagaattatcatCGGATGAGTTGGCTGAACGTGAGAGAACGCTTAGAAAGTTAAGAGAGGAACTTAGATCTGAGGAAATGAAATTGGTATTACTGAAGAAATTAAGGCAATCTCAGCaactgaaagaaaatattgcagCTGTCCCTAAAGTACCAAGTAAATTACCCCCACCAGTTACAGTACAACCAGCTCCTCATAG TAACGTACCTGTTTCCAGTCATAGGACAGGCAAGGCACCACCACCTTTGCTTAGAGGACAACCTGCACCCAGTAGAAGCAGTAGTTTACATGCACCACCACCTGGAATGTTATTACCTCCCACAGTTGGACGAAGTTCTACTTCTAGTACTGGAATGCCACCTAACATGGTCATACCACAACCACCTCATCCTAGAGGCAGGCCACCTAGTGCGACACCAAATGTGTCAAATTATCATGCACCTGCAGACAGGACTGAGAGGTCCACAAAAGATCCAACACCCACTCCAGCACATCAAGTAAGTAAG CTGCTTGTTGGACctcaagaaaataaaaccaCCGCATCCTTAAGCACACCTGTGATTTCAGAGCAG GAAAGACCAAGGGATGATAATCAAACACCTGCACAACGTCAGGCAGCTGCTAAATTGGCTTTAAGAAAACAACTCGAAAAGACCTTGTTACAAATACCGCCTCCGAAACCTCCGCCACCGGAGATGCACTTCGTGCCAAATCCATCTAATACGGAATTTATATACTTGGTGGGTCTGGAGCATGTAGTTGATTTTATCACTAAAGAACCAGCTATTCCACCACCTCCAGAACCGTTTGAGTGTACTCAATGTAAAACGGATTTCACACCAGTATGGAAATGGGAAAAGCCTGTGACTGGTGGTAAAAAGGAAGGTCCAAGAGGGCAACATGCAACTTTCCAAAGACCTCCAGCAGGTCGTGATCCTCGAGTTATATGCGAACATTGTGTAACGACCAATGTTAAAAAGGCTCTTAAAGCAGAACATACTAATCG GTTAAAAACAGCATTTGTAAAAGCACTGCAGCAGGAACAAGAAATAGAGCAAAGGTTGGCGCAAGCAGCGTGCCCTAGCCCAGACCCACCAGCTCCTAAACTAGTTCCTAAAGCAGCTACTCCTACGAGAAGAGTAGCAACACCACCAGCCCCTCCACCACAAGTTTCACCGGCACCGACACTAGCACCAACTCCACCAGCACCCAAGTTACAAGAGCATCCTCTTGTTAAATTGGCAGAAAGCGGAAAATTCACCTCACCTCACGTTGCTGCGGCTGCCTTACAACAACAGTTGCTCAGAG AGCTGACAAAAAATCCAGTACCAGGCCTGCCACCTCATCAACCTCTTCCTGCTCACATGATGCCACCATTTACCTCGATATTATATCCCTACCAAATAGCGATGGCGCAAGCTGGCGGAAAAGGTCTCGCAGAATTACAACGACAAGCGGCAGACTTGCAACGCCAATATTTGCTTGATATGATTCCATCACAAGCATCTCAAGCACAGGGCAACCAGGCACCACCTCGAGCCCATCCACATAATTGGAAAACGTAA
- the LOC122569239 gene encoding transcriptional repressor p66-beta isoform X8, which yields MSLVAEFERMEAMDLDGDAVVDLSVSSSSRRNSPSITVNSGDVGVPLDLGVHFSSSPNVDNNMPEARNIQNAARGILAPKSGDDRKTRRNLRPRIEISYAETPDERRINGYVNGNADSDEGDMPPLPPIKELSSDELAERERTLRKLREELRSEEMKLVLLKKLRQSQQLKENIAAVPKVPSKLPPPVTVQPAPHSNVPVSSHRTGKAPPPLLRGQPAPSRSSSLHAPPPGMLLPPTVGRSSTSSTGMPPNMVIPQPPHPRGRPPSATPNVSNYHAPADRTERSTKDPTPTPAHQVSKERPRDDNQTPAQRQAAAKLALRKQLEKTLLQIPPPKPPPPEMHFVPNPSNTEFIYLVGLEHVVDFITKEPAIPPPPEPFECTQCKTDFTPVWKWEKPVTGGKKEGPRGQHATFQRPPAGRDPRVICEHCVTTNVKKALKAEHTNRLKTAFVKALQQEQEIEQRLAQAACPSPDPPAPKLVPKAATPTRRVATPPAPPPQVSPAPTLAPTPPAPKLQEHPLVKLAESGKFTSPHVAAAALQQQLLRELTKNPVPGLPPHQPLPAHMMPPFTSILYPYQIAMAQAGGKGLAELQRQAADLQRQYLLDMIPSQASQAQGNQAPPRAHPHNWKT from the exons AGTTGCTGAATTTGAAAGAATGGAAGCCATGGATTTGGACGGGGATGCGGTTGTTGACTTGAGTGTTAG CAGCAGTAGCAGGAGAAATTCTCCATCGATAACTGTTAACTCTGGTGACGTAGGAGTTCCATTAGATTTAGGTGTTCACTTTTCTTCGAGTCCTAATGTGGACAACAACATGCCAGAAGCACGTAATATTCAGAATGCAGCAAGAGGCATTTTAGCTCCCAAGTCTGGAGATGATAGGAAAACTCGTCGTAATCTTAGACCTAGAATTGAAATAAGTTATGCAGAAACTCCCGATGAACGTAGAATAAATGGTTATGTGAATGGAAATGCAGACAGCGATGAAg GTGATATGCCTCCTTTGCCTCcaataaaagaattatcatCGGATGAGTTGGCTGAACGTGAGAGAACGCTTAGAAAGTTAAGAGAGGAACTTAGATCTGAGGAAATGAAATTGGTATTACTGAAGAAATTAAGGCAATCTCAGCaactgaaagaaaatattgcagCTGTCCCTAAAGTACCAAGTAAATTACCCCCACCAGTTACAGTACAACCAGCTCCTCATAG TAACGTACCTGTTTCCAGTCATAGGACAGGCAAGGCACCACCACCTTTGCTTAGAGGACAACCTGCACCCAGTAGAAGCAGTAGTTTACATGCACCACCACCTGGAATGTTATTACCTCCCACAGTTGGACGAAGTTCTACTTCTAGTACTGGAATGCCACCTAACATGGTCATACCACAACCACCTCATCCTAGAGGCAGGCCACCTAGTGCGACACCAAATGTGTCAAATTATCATGCACCTGCAGACAGGACTGAGAGGTCCACAAAAGATCCAACACCCACTCCAGCACATCAAGTAAGTAAG GAAAGACCAAGGGATGATAATCAAACACCTGCACAACGTCAGGCAGCTGCTAAATTGGCTTTAAGAAAACAACTCGAAAAGACCTTGTTACAAATACCGCCTCCGAAACCTCCGCCACCGGAGATGCACTTCGTGCCAAATCCATCTAATACGGAATTTATATACTTGGTGGGTCTGGAGCATGTAGTTGATTTTATCACTAAAGAACCAGCTATTCCACCACCTCCAGAACCGTTTGAGTGTACTCAATGTAAAACGGATTTCACACCAGTATGGAAATGGGAAAAGCCTGTGACTGGTGGTAAAAAGGAAGGTCCAAGAGGGCAACATGCAACTTTCCAAAGACCTCCAGCAGGTCGTGATCCTCGAGTTATATGCGAACATTGTGTAACGACCAATGTTAAAAAGGCTCTTAAAGCAGAACATACTAATCG GTTAAAAACAGCATTTGTAAAAGCACTGCAGCAGGAACAAGAAATAGAGCAAAGGTTGGCGCAAGCAGCGTGCCCTAGCCCAGACCCACCAGCTCCTAAACTAGTTCCTAAAGCAGCTACTCCTACGAGAAGAGTAGCAACACCACCAGCCCCTCCACCACAAGTTTCACCGGCACCGACACTAGCACCAACTCCACCAGCACCCAAGTTACAAGAGCATCCTCTTGTTAAATTGGCAGAAAGCGGAAAATTCACCTCACCTCACGTTGCTGCGGCTGCCTTACAACAACAGTTGCTCAGAG AGCTGACAAAAAATCCAGTACCAGGCCTGCCACCTCATCAACCTCTTCCTGCTCACATGATGCCACCATTTACCTCGATATTATATCCCTACCAAATAGCGATGGCGCAAGCTGGCGGAAAAGGTCTCGCAGAATTACAACGACAAGCGGCAGACTTGCAACGCCAATATTTGCTTGATATGATTCCATCACAAGCATCTCAAGCACAGGGCAACCAGGCACCACCTCGAGCCCATCCACATAATTGGAAAACGTAA
- the LOC122569239 gene encoding transcriptional repressor p66-beta isoform X5, whose translation MSLVAEFERMEAMDLDGDAVVDLSVSSSSRRNSPSITVNSGDVGVPLDLGVHFSSSPNVDNNMPEARNIQNAARGILAPKSGDDRKTRRNLRPRIEISYAETPDERRINGYVNGNADSDEGDMPPLPPIKELSSDELAERERTLRKLREELRSEEMKLVLLKKLRQSQQLKENIAAVPKVPSKLPPPVTVQPAPHSHRTGKAPPPLLRGQPAPSRSSSLHAPPPGMLLPPTVGRSSTSSTGMPPNMVIPQPPHPRGRPPSATPNVSNYHAPADRTERSTKDPTPTPAHQLLVGPQENKTTASLSTPVISEQERPRDDNQTPAQRQAAAKLALRKQLEKTLLQIPPPKPPPPEMHFVPNPSNTEFIYLVGLEHVVDFITKEPAIPPPPEPFECTQCKTDFTPVWKWEKPVTGGKKEGPRGQHATFQRPPAGRDPRVICEHCVTTNVKKALKAEHTNRLKTAFVKALQQEQEIEQRLAQAACPSPDPPAPKLVPKAATPTRRVATPPAPPPQVSPAPTLAPTPPAPKLQEHPLVKLAESGKFTSPHVAAAALQQQLLRELTKNPVPGLPPHQPLPAHMMPPFTSILYPYQIAMAQAGGKGLAELQRQAADLQRQYLLDMIPSQASQAQGNQAPPRAHPHNWKT comes from the exons AGTTGCTGAATTTGAAAGAATGGAAGCCATGGATTTGGACGGGGATGCGGTTGTTGACTTGAGTGTTAG CAGCAGTAGCAGGAGAAATTCTCCATCGATAACTGTTAACTCTGGTGACGTAGGAGTTCCATTAGATTTAGGTGTTCACTTTTCTTCGAGTCCTAATGTGGACAACAACATGCCAGAAGCACGTAATATTCAGAATGCAGCAAGAGGCATTTTAGCTCCCAAGTCTGGAGATGATAGGAAAACTCGTCGTAATCTTAGACCTAGAATTGAAATAAGTTATGCAGAAACTCCCGATGAACGTAGAATAAATGGTTATGTGAATGGAAATGCAGACAGCGATGAAg GTGATATGCCTCCTTTGCCTCcaataaaagaattatcatCGGATGAGTTGGCTGAACGTGAGAGAACGCTTAGAAAGTTAAGAGAGGAACTTAGATCTGAGGAAATGAAATTGGTATTACTGAAGAAATTAAGGCAATCTCAGCaactgaaagaaaatattgcagCTGTCCCTAAAGTACCAAGTAAATTACCCCCACCAGTTACAGTACAACCAGCTCCTCATAG TCATAGGACAGGCAAGGCACCACCACCTTTGCTTAGAGGACAACCTGCACCCAGTAGAAGCAGTAGTTTACATGCACCACCACCTGGAATGTTATTACCTCCCACAGTTGGACGAAGTTCTACTTCTAGTACTGGAATGCCACCTAACATGGTCATACCACAACCACCTCATCCTAGAGGCAGGCCACCTAGTGCGACACCAAATGTGTCAAATTATCATGCACCTGCAGACAGGACTGAGAGGTCCACAAAAGATCCAACACCCACTCCAGCACATCAA CTGCTTGTTGGACctcaagaaaataaaaccaCCGCATCCTTAAGCACACCTGTGATTTCAGAGCAG GAAAGACCAAGGGATGATAATCAAACACCTGCACAACGTCAGGCAGCTGCTAAATTGGCTTTAAGAAAACAACTCGAAAAGACCTTGTTACAAATACCGCCTCCGAAACCTCCGCCACCGGAGATGCACTTCGTGCCAAATCCATCTAATACGGAATTTATATACTTGGTGGGTCTGGAGCATGTAGTTGATTTTATCACTAAAGAACCAGCTATTCCACCACCTCCAGAACCGTTTGAGTGTACTCAATGTAAAACGGATTTCACACCAGTATGGAAATGGGAAAAGCCTGTGACTGGTGGTAAAAAGGAAGGTCCAAGAGGGCAACATGCAACTTTCCAAAGACCTCCAGCAGGTCGTGATCCTCGAGTTATATGCGAACATTGTGTAACGACCAATGTTAAAAAGGCTCTTAAAGCAGAACATACTAATCG GTTAAAAACAGCATTTGTAAAAGCACTGCAGCAGGAACAAGAAATAGAGCAAAGGTTGGCGCAAGCAGCGTGCCCTAGCCCAGACCCACCAGCTCCTAAACTAGTTCCTAAAGCAGCTACTCCTACGAGAAGAGTAGCAACACCACCAGCCCCTCCACCACAAGTTTCACCGGCACCGACACTAGCACCAACTCCACCAGCACCCAAGTTACAAGAGCATCCTCTTGTTAAATTGGCAGAAAGCGGAAAATTCACCTCACCTCACGTTGCTGCGGCTGCCTTACAACAACAGTTGCTCAGAG AGCTGACAAAAAATCCAGTACCAGGCCTGCCACCTCATCAACCTCTTCCTGCTCACATGATGCCACCATTTACCTCGATATTATATCCCTACCAAATAGCGATGGCGCAAGCTGGCGGAAAAGGTCTCGCAGAATTACAACGACAAGCGGCAGACTTGCAACGCCAATATTTGCTTGATATGATTCCATCACAAGCATCTCAAGCACAGGGCAACCAGGCACCACCTCGAGCCCATCCACATAATTGGAAAACGTAA